The following is a genomic window from Methylomarinum vadi.
ATCGAGGAGCCGGTACAAAAGGCATCGGGCATGTCGATGAAATCGAATTGGGCGCTGGACCACAGGATCAGTTCTTCCGAAAAACGGGATAAATGCATCATGATCAGGCTGGCCGCAGCGGCGAATTCGATCGCAAAATCGCGATCGCTGACCGAATCGAGAGAATTGTTGGACGGCCTGCTGAAGCCCAGCAATTCGGCCGTCAGCCGGCGGTCTATGGGATAGGTGGTGCCGGCCAGGGCCGCGGCGCCCAGCGGCATGACGTTAATGCGCTTTAGGCAGTCTTGCAGGCGCTCGCGGTCGCGGGCCAGCATCTCGAACCAAGCCATTAGATGGTGGCCGAACGTGACCGGCTGGGCGACCTGCAGATGAGTGAAGCCGGGCATGATGGTGTCGGCTTCGCGTGCCGCCAAATTGAGGAGGGCGTGTTGCAGCCGACTCAATTGCGCCAGGATAGTGTCGATCTCGTTGCGTAGATACAAACGGATGTCGGTCGCAACCTGGTCGTTGCGTGAGCGGCCGGTATGCATCTTCTTGCCGGCGATGCCGATGAGCTCGGTCAGGCGCGCCTCGATGTTCATGTGTACATCTTCCTGTTTGATCGACCATTTGAATTCGCCGTCGGCGATTTCCTTGCTGATTTGTGCCAGCCCGTTTTGGATATCTTGCAGTTCTTGAGCCGTTAGGATACCGATCTTGCATAGCATTTCGGCATGCGCCAACGATCCCTGGATATCCTGCTGCGCCATACGCTGGTCAAAATCGACGGACGCGGTGAAGACTTCGACAAAAGCGTCGGTGGCCTCGGCAAAGCGGGCGCTGGAAAGCTTTTCGGTATTAACTGTACTCATGTGCAATCATTAATTTAACAAAATGGAAATGCAAAATTATACCGGGAATCTGCCGGTTTGTTCGGGCCCAAGTTAGCCATTCAATAAATATCGTCGATCATATTTTTAAACCAGCGGGGACGGAACAGGACCACATAGAGCGCGATCATTGCCGTTAGCGGGACGGGGCCGATATCGATTAGCATCAGCACGAGAAAGATGATGCCATATTTCATTCTGGAATAGAACTTTAGCAAAGTGTCGCCATCCAATTGAGAAAATTAACCGTGTTTAATCTAAAGGAGCAGGATTGAATCCGCTGCCGTATTCATTATGCCAACAATCATATTTTGACATGAAATCGAATGATTGGTTGCCCGTTCATTTTTTCTGGTTATTTTCTGCCGTTCAACCGGCCCCGGATTGTTCGACGTGTCTGGGTTAAGTTATTATCAATTCTTCGGATTTGCGCCGGGCTTTGATGGCGAACGAGTTATTTCAGCAGGCGACTGAGCTGGAGTGATCTTTGCCATTCGCCGGGTGGCAGGAGCTTTCCCAAACAATAGTTTTGGCCGCGATGCGGTCGGGGCAGATAGCGCATAAGCGGCTTTTTGAGAGGTCCCTCCAAGGGAGGGCTGTGCTCATGGCTGAAACTTCATCCCGATCTGCTTCTGGCATGCCGGTTCTATGTGCCGCTAAAACACGGCGGCGGGGATAATACCGCCAACTTGCTTAACTTAGCCTTGTCATTGAAATTTGTAAGATACTAATAAATAAAAATAAATTTATGGTATTGCAAGCAAGAAAAGGAGTATGCATTCTTAATGCATATAAATCAATGGCTTGAAGGTTTATGGTGCTACATTGACAACGCTGGGTTAATTTTATTCTGCTATTATGAGAAGACTAGGATAGACAAGGTGGAACCGGTGTCGGGCTATTGAGTCTTACTACAAAATTTAAATGGAGTTCGACGGTCATGAGAAGATTACTTTTGTTGCCTGTGCTACTGATGCTGACTTCATGCGCCACTGTCAATGTTGATGTTGATTACGACGATGCGGCCGATTTTACCCATTTGTATCAGTATGCTTGGTTGGAGGACAAACCGCCGGTTTCCGGCAATAAGCTGCTCGATAGCAATACCTTGATGCATGACCGTATTCATGCCGGTATCGATCAGTGGTTTAAGGAACATGGTTATTTGAAAGGCGATCCGAAGGAAGCCGATTTTCTGGTTCTCTACCGGATGGTCGTGGAGAACAAAACCAGAGTCACCGTGCTGAATCCTTATTACGATTATCCGTACAGTTGGCGCTTCGGTTACCGGCGCGGATTTTATTCTTCGTTCGCCTGGAGTTATTATCCTGAGCAGCGCGTTTACGAGTATCAGCGCGGTACCTTGGTGATAGATATTGTCGACCCGCACAGCAAAAAGTTGATGTGGCGAGGTATGTCCTATGAGGATATCAGTCCGTATACGACACAGAAGAAAAAACAGCGCTATGTCGATCGGGCCATTAAATCGATCTTGTCGCGTTTCCCGCCATTACAAAATGGCGACAAATAAGGTCCAAGAGCGAATCATGGCATTCGAATTCAGTCATTTGCAAGGAAAATGTTGTGCTACCAAGCGAACTTCGTATCTCGGAAGCGTCGGATCCATCCCCAGACAGAATGGGAATTGTCTCCAGGATCACTCTTTTCGTTTCAAAATGTGAACTGCTTCGCTCAAGGGAGAAGCGGGTGTCATTTTTCTGTCATATTTGCTTGCTATTCTGCGCTCTGTTTATTATTCGGAGTCTTTCCGGTAACACGTCCTTGATATACTCTTCATAGATCAAAAATCGGTACCGGATCCCTGGCAGAGGACGGCGTAAATACGTTCATGAAGGCTTCACCCGGCATCCGTGCTGTCAAGACCTCCGCCAAACACTCCGCTGCTTTCTTGGACACCGCCGAAATTGGAAATGCGATAAGTATTCCGGCCGTTATAAACTCGGCTGACGATATTCATACATGCCTTGAAAAGGATAGCTCTCCGTGTTCGCTCTGCGACTCCTCATCAGTTCTCGACATCTGCAAATAGCATGAAAATAACGCATATCTCTCGTTTGGTAACGCTCGGTCTTGCCCTAGTGATCGTCTTTTTTATCGCCGCCGTCAGTTGGTCTTTAAGCCATCTCAGCGAAGCCTTCCGCATGGTGGAAAAATATGGGCAACTGAAAACCCAAGTGACAAGAAATGTCCAGATTCCGATCAATGCTTACCTCGATTCCGGCGATGCGACTTTATTGAGTGAGGTCGAGGCCAATATTCAGGAACTGGCCGCGAAGGCAAGCCGGGAGGATGCCTTATCGCCCAGGGCGCGCAAGGTCTTCGGGGAGCTGTTGCAAGCGATCCGGCAGACCGTGGTCGTCGACTTGCGCGCGGCCGGGAAAATGGCCGATCCGCAGGTTTTATTGATCAATAATGAAAACCAGTTAGCGGATGAAATTGCCATATTGCAAAGTTATGTTGGGCGATCGAGCAATGTAGATGCGGCAAGCAGGAGGATGTATTTTGAGACGTTGGGGGAGATGCAGTTTGCGCTGCAACGCCTGGCAACAACACGGCAAAGCTATTTCAGTAGTCAGAGCGATGCCGCTTTAAAGACGGTTGAAATCTATCTGCAGGAGCTGGAGGAGAAGTCGGTCCAGTTGGCTGATTATCCGTCTCTTGGCGTCTACAAACAACAGGATCAAGGCGATGAAATGGCCGATTTGTTGGGATGGAATGGGGCGAGTGAGGATCGGCAAGAAGATGCCGGTATGGAGCATAAAGCCGAACTGGCGTCATTGATCGCTCGGTATCCCAAGGAATTGCACAATGCGCGGAAATTCATCGAGCGCAAGATTGCCGGCCGCACGGCTACGGACGAAAAAATGTCGGATCTGCAGCATCGGCTTGAACAATTGGGGCAATCGATCACGATGGATTATCAGGCCACAGAAAGCAGTTTATACGTCATGGTTGTCGTTTGTTTATCGCTGATCGTTGGAATCGGAGTGGCGATGCTGTTGCTGCTGCGACATATTGCGATGATTATCAATCACACCAGTACGTATCTGCATAAACTTGCCACAGGCGATTTGAGCTCATCGTTTGTCGTGTGCGGCAAGATCACCGAAGTCGCTCAGCTTAACCATGCGGTGGCGCAATTAAAAAGCTATTTCGAGCGCTTGATCGGCAATATCGATCAGGAGACCGCCACTTTGAACCGATGCCGCCAGGCCGTCATCGAGGGCGGCCGGCAAATGGAGCGGATCGTGGCTGGACAGCAGGAGCTGAGTGTCGCTGCAGCGGAGCAAATGAATCAGTTGTTGCTTTCGTTTCAGGATGTCGCCCGCAATGCGGGCGAGACACATGGTGCGACGACTCAGGCACAGGAAGGTATCGAAGGCGGGCTCGAACACATGCGCGGCACGCGGACGCAAGTAAACGAGCTGGCGATGGTGACAGAGGAAACCGCGGCATCCCTGCGGCAGTTGCAGCATGATGTCGAAGCCATTGAGGGCGTCTTGGGCGTGATTCAGGGATTCACCGAACAGACCAATTTACTGGCCTTGAATGCCGCGATCGAAGCGGCTCGCGCCGGAGAGCATGGGCGAGGCTTTGCCGTGGTCGCCGATGAGGTGCGTAAGCTAGCTTCGCACACTGCTGCGTCGGCCGGCGAGATACAGTATTTGCTGGAAAAGCTCAATAGCGCGACCCGTCAGACGGCCGGGTATATGCAAAAACAACAGCGGGCGGCGACTCTCGGCGTGCAAGCGGTCGAGGCGGTCAGCCAGGTTTTTGCCGCCATCCACGCCGCGATAAACGACATCCACGAGAAAAATGCTTTGATCGCAGCGGCGGCGGAACAGCAGTCGGCGGTGGCCGAGGAGGTTGCTCAGGGTATTCGTCATAGCGCTGACGCGGCCGGCGATTCCTTGGTTGAGGCGCAGAAAAACAAAGTCAGCGCCAGTGAGTTGACTAAAGTCGGCGACAATTTACAGGCTTTGGTCAGCCAGTTCATGATCCATTAGGCGAGTAGCCAGTTCGCTGATGGAAACGGGCGTGAGGCTGGCTCAGTGAGAAAGGGCCGTATCGGTCAACGGCCCCTGTTTCGGCTCTGGTTTGGGGTGTTAGTGGTCCCGTTGTACCGAAAAGCGGGCTAGTGACTCTAGCGCCTCTTTATATTGAGTCTCGGGTAGGCGCGTTAGGGCGTTGATGGCTTTTTGCGCGGCTTCGTCGGCGCAGTGCTCGGTGTATTCGATGGCGTTGGTCGCCTTGACGATTTCATAGACCTCGGCGAAAGCTTCGCGTGAGCCCTGCTTGATTGCGTTGACGACCACGTCGGCCTGTTGCTGGCTGCCGTGTTGGATGGCATGGATCAGTGGCAGCGTCGGCTTTCCTTCGGCCAGATCGTCGCCCAGATTTTTGCCCAAGTCTTCACTATTGGCCTTGTAATCCAGCGCATCGTCGATCAATTGGAAAGCGACGCCCAATTCCTGGCCGTAGGTTGCTAATGCCTCCTCGGTTTCTGTGTCGGCGCCGGAGAGAACCGCGGCGAGGCGGGTCGCGGCGCTAAACAAGATGGCGGTTTTGCGGGCGATGACTTCCAGATACTTTTCTTCGGTGGTTTCAGGGTTGTTGCAATTCAGCAATTGCAAGACCTCGCCCTCGGCGATGGCGGTCGTGGTCTTGGATAAAATCTCCATGACCCGCATGTTGTTGGTGCCGACCATCATCTCGAAGGCGCTGGAATAAAGATAATCGCCGACCAGCACACTAGCGGCGTTGCCCCAGACGGCGTTGGCGGAATCCTTGCCGCGCCTCAGTTCCGATTCGTCGACGACATCGTCGTGCAGCAAAGTCGCGGTATGGATGAATTCGATCACGGCCGCCATGACCAGGTGGTTATGGGTGACTTCCCCCAACGCCTTGGCGGCGAGCAACAGCAACATCGGACGCAGCCTTTTGCCGCCGCTGCCGATGATGTAATGGCTCATTTGGTTAATGAGGACGACATCGGAGCTCAGTTCGTCGATAATCAGCTGGTCAACCGCTTTTGCCTCGGCTACCGTCAGGTTTTTGATTGAATTAAAGTCAATGGGTGCCGAAGCGTTGAGTGAATCTTCTACTGCCATTATTTTTTAAGGTTAAGGATTCCTATTTAGGAATATTAAAATAACCAGCCATGCTAGTTAAAAATAGGGGCTGGTGTCAATAACTTTGATGTGCTATTTTATAGGCACCTAAAATTGTCGAATAAATTTTTGATTGACGACGATTTTTTTTATAAATATAATTGTCTGTTCACTTTTAACAGATTAAATGCTTGATGGAGCTTGCGCTGATGTATGCGGTAATTCAAACAGGTGGTAAACAGTACCGAGTCGAAGAAGGTGCGACCTTAAAAATAGAAAAGCTTGAACTGGGAACGGGTGACAGCGTTGAGTTTGATAAAGTGCTGATGGTGCAATCAGACGATGCTGTTAAAATCGGTCAGCCTTATGTCGAAGGCGGCAAGGTGACTGCCGAGGTCGTTTCCCAAGGCAGGCATAAAAAAGTTAAGATCATTAAATTCAGAAGACGTAAGCACCACATGAAACAAATGGGTCATCGTCAATACTACACAGAAGTCAAAATTACTGGTATTTCTGCATAACATAAAGGGGTTCAAAAATGGCTCATAAGAAGGCGGGTGGTAGTACCCGAAACGGACGTGATTCCAATGCCCAGCGTTTGGGCGTTAAACGCTTTGGCGGCCAGGAGGTAAAAGCCGGCAATATTTTGGTTCGTCAACGCGGTACTAAATTCCATGCTGGCGACAACGTCGGAATAGGCAAGGATCATACCTTGTTTGCCACTGCGGACGGTAAAGTGGTTTTTGAAGTGAAAGGTCCCAAAAACCGCAAGTACATCAGTATTGCGGCCGCATAAGAACTGCTTATGCTGTGACTGCAGCGCAAACGGAATCTGACAAAAGCCTCGTCCCTGTTGACGGGGCTTTTTTGTTTCTATCGGTAAGGTTATGAAATTTGTAGATGAAGCGGAAATTCGGGTGGAAGCGGGTGACGGTGGCAACGGCATCGCGACATTCCGCCGGGAAAAATTTATTCCGATGGGCGGGCCGGACGGCGGCGACGGCGGCGATGGCGGCAGCGTTTATCTGGTTGCGGCCGAGAACGTCAATACGTTGGCGGATTTTCGTTATCATTCCGTACACCGGGCTCAGCGCGGCCAAAACGGCATGGCGCGTAATTGTACCGGGCGCAAGGGCGAAGACTGTTTCGTCCATGTGCCGCCGGGAACGGTGGTTTACGAGGCGGAGACCGACGAAAAAATCGGCGATCTGACCAAGGCGGGGGAACGCTTGTTGGTGGCGAAAGGGGGGTTCCACGGCCTAGGCAATACCCGTTTTAAAAGCAGTGTCAATCGGGCGCCGCAACAGTTCACCAAGGGCTCGCCGGGCGAGCAGCGGGTGTTGCGGCTGGAGTTGATGGTGATCGCCGATGTTGGGTTGTTGGGGATGCCGAATGCCGGCAAGTCCAGCTTGATCCGGGCGGTATCGTCGGCGCGGCCCAAGGTGGCGGACTATCCTTTTACTACGCTGCATCCCAATCTAGGCGTGGTCAAGGTCGACGATCTGCGCAGCTTTGTGATCGCCGATATTCCGGGAGTTATCGAGGGGGCCGCAGAAGGCGCCGGCCTGGGATTGCAGTTTCTGCGGCATTTGTCCAGGACCGGACTGCTGCTGCATGTAATCGACGTGGCGCCTTACGAAAGCATGGAGGCGCCGGTAGAGGCGGCTCATAAAATCATCCATGAGCTCGAACAGTGGAGTGATGAATTGGCGGACAAGCCTCGTTGGTTGGTATTGAACAAAATCGACCGCTTGCCCGAGAACGAGGTTGACGGGCATTGCCGCCGAATTGTGGAGGAGTTGGGTTGGCAGGGTCCGGTTTATATCATTTCGGCCTTAAAAAAACAGGGTACGCAGGAATTGATGTACGCGATCATGGATTATTTGGAGCAGCAGCGTCAGGCGCAAGATGAATAGAGCTGATTTCGTCAAGACGAAACGAATCGTCGTTAAAATTGGTAGTTCCTTGTTGACCAATGGTGGGCAAGGATTGAACAAGCCGGCCATTACTTCCTGGGTGGCGCAGATGGCGCAACTCAGGGCGCAGGGCAAGGATGTGGTGCTGGTGTCGTCCGGTTCCGTGGCGGAAGGCATGAGCCGCCTGAAATTAAAGTCCCGCCCGGAAACCCTGCATGAATTGCAGGCGGCGGCTTCGGTCGGGCAGATGGGGTTGGTGCGGAATTTTGAGAACAAGTTTCAGGCGCATGGCTTGCTGACGGCCCAAGTTTTGTTGACCCACGACGACTTGTCCGATCGTAAGCGCTATCTGAATGCGCGCAGTACTCTGTTGACGCTGTTGGAGTTTGGCGTCGTGCCGGTGATCAATGAAAACGATGCGGTCGCCACCGATGAAATTCGATTCGGCGATAATGATACGCTAGGCGCGTTGGTCGCCAATCTGGTCGAGGCCGAGTTGTTGATCATTTTGACTGACCAGACCGGCTTGTATGATTCAGACCCTGGTATCAATGCCGGTGCCAAATTGATTGCTTGCGCTAGCGTCAACGATCGAACATTGGATGAGGTTGCGGGGGGCAGTCGCAGCGGCCTGGGGCGCGGCGGGATGTATACTAAGGTCAGGGCGGCGCGCTTGGCAGCGAGATCCGGTGCCGGCACCGTCATCGTTTCGGGGCAATTGCCGGATGTCATCACCGAGGTGGTTGCGGGAGCTGAGTTGGGGACGTTCTTGAGGCCCGACATCGCGCCGATGGCGGCGAGAAAGCGCTGGCTGGCGGGACAGTTGCAAAGCAAGGGGCGCTTGGTGCTGGACGATGGAGCAGTGCGTATTTTGCAAAGCGCCGGTAAAAGCTTGCTGGCCGTCGGCGTGAAATCGGTAAAGGGGGGGTTTAGGCGTGGCGACTTGGTCAGTTGCGTGGACGCTCAGGGAGTCGAGATTGCGCGTGGCCTGATTAATTATAATTCGGAGGAGGTCGTGAAGGTCGCCGGCAAGCCGAGTTCGCAATTTGAAACATTGTTGGGCTATGCCGATGAAGAGGAGTTGATACACCGCGATAATATGGTGCTGATCAGGTAAAAAGACTTGTGCGCGGACACAAAAAAGCCGGTTGCGTCGAGGGCGAACCGGCTTTTTGTTTGTTCTGCTTGGGCTTAGGCCATGGTGCGAACTTTCGCGTTAAGCCGGCTCTTGTTGCGGGCCGCCTTGTTTTTGTGGATAAGGCCTTTGTTAACAGCTGAATCGATAACGGGTACAGCTGTTTTTAAAGCGGCTTGAGCCTGCTCTTTGTCGCCGGCGTTGACAGCGGCGATAACTTTTTTGATGAAAGTGCGTAAATTGCTGCGTTGTCCCGCGTTGAGAACACGGCTTTTCTCAGCCTGGCGCGCTCTTTTTCTAGCTTGTGGTGAATTAGCCATGGTGTATCAATTCTGATTAGTGTTACAAGAACCGTGCATTATCTTTTTAAATGGTATGATTGTCAAATTTTTTAGCTTTATTCAGGGAGTAAGCGTTGAGTAGGCAATTGTTCAAATCCACCGCTATTGTCAGTAGCATGACCATGATTTCGCGGATATTGGGATTCATTCGGGACATGTTGTTTGCCCGTATCTTTGGAGTAGACTCCGGCACCGATGCTTTTTTTGTCGCCTTTAAGATTCCCAACTTCTTACGCCGTCTGTTTGCCGAAGGGGCCTTTGCGCAATCCTTCGTGCCGGTCTTGTCCGATTACAAGGAGCAGGGCGGGCGCGAGGCCTTGAAGGCGTTTATCGATCGTACCGGCGGTACGCTGGCCCTAGTTCTTATGCTAGTGACCATCCTCGGCGTGGTCGGCGCGCCGGTGCTGATTACGATTTTTGCTCCCGGTTTTTTATGGGAGGGAGAGCAATACGATTTGGCCGTACAGATGCTGCGCATTACTTTTCCCTATCTGTTTTTTATTTCCTCGGTGGCCTTTGCCGGCGGCATTCTGAACTCGCATGACAAGTTCGCGGTGCCGGCGTTCACGCCGGTATTTCTCAACCTGTGCATGATCGCTGCGGCAATCTGGTTGTCGCCGCTGATGCCCGATCCGGTTGTGGCGCTGGCCTGGGGCGTGTTCGCCGCCGGCGTGGTGCAATTGCTGTTTCAATTTCCGGCCTTGCTGCGGTTGGGGTTGGTGCCTAGACTGCGGTTCGGGTTTTACGATGCCGGCGTCAAACGGATCATGAAATTGATGCTGCCGGCTATATTCGGCGTTTCCATCACCCAAATCAACTTATTGCTGGATACTCTGATCGCTTCGTTTCTGGCGACCGGTAGCGTATCCTGGCTGTATTATTCGGATCGCCTGGTGGAATTCCCGCTGGGCGTGTTCGGCATTGCCCTGGCTACCGTGATTCTGCCAAGTTTGTCGAAAAACCATGCCGCCGACCAGCAGGAAGAATTCTCCCGGTCGCTGGACTGGGGTTTGAGGCTGGTGTTGTTGATCGGAATGCCGGCAGCGCTGGGCTTGTTTTTATTGGCCGAACCGATGCTGTCGACGTTGTTCCAATATCATGAATTCGGCCGCGACGATGTGCAGATGGCTGGGCTCAGCCTGCGAGCCTATGCCATCGGCTTACTGGGATTTATCCTGGTCAAGGTGTTGGTGCCGGGTTTTACTTCGCGCAAGGATACCAAGACGCCGGTGCGTTACGGCATCTATGCGATGATCGCCAATATGGCGATGAATGTCGCCTTGGTTTTTCCGTTGGCCCATGCCGGGTTGGCCTTAGCGACTTCGCTGGGTGCGTTTTTTAACGCTTCGCTGTTATTGTCTCGGTTACTCAAAGAAAAAGTTTACCGGCCGGGCAGGCGCTGGCGGATCTTTATCTTGCGCATCATACTGGCCAATGAAATCATGGCCGTATTCCTGTATCGCTTGGTCGATGCCGAGCTCTGGTTCGGCTGGGGGGCGGAGCAACGCGTCATGAATTTGGCTGCCTGGATCGGGTTGGGCGCGCTGGTCTATGCGTTGGCTTTGCTGCTGTCCGGTTTCCGCTTCAGGCATTTGTCGGCAAGATAAAGGGCGTTGGGATTCCGGCACAAGATTACAGTGAATTTTAGTTAAGGTAGAATAGTCCTTAATTTTGTGAACGTGAATTAATTCTTGGCAGGATATGAAAACAAAAGCAATTGGATTTATCGGCGGCGGTAACATGGCCGCCAGTTTGATAAAGGGGTTGATCGATAGCGGGCATTCGCCAAAGCAAATCTGGGTGTCGGATATTAATTCCGATACGTTGCAAGCGCTGGCCGCTAAATTGAAGGTTAATGTGACCCGTGATAACGCTACCGTGGTCAATGAAGCGGATGTCGTCGTACTCGCGGTCAAGCCTCAGGTGTTGCGCGAGGTTGCGGCCGGCGTCGCGGCGTTGGCGCAACAAAATAAGGTGTTGGTGGTGTCGATCGCGGCCGGCATCAGCCAGCTCAGTTTGTCGCAGTGGCTGGGCGAGCAGGTGGCCATCGTGCGCTGCATGCCGAATACACCGGCACTGGTGTTGACGGGAGCGACCGCGTTGCATGCCAACGAAAAAGTCAGCGATGAACAGAAAGATTTGGCGGAAAATATCTTGCGCGCCGTCGGGTTGACCTTGTGGGTCGATAACGAATGCGAATTGGATGCGGTGACGGCCGTATCGGGGAGCGGCCCGGCGTATTACTTCTTGCTCATGGAGGCGATGGAAAAGGCGGCGCAGGAATTGGGGCTTAGCGAACACATGGCCCGCTTGTTGGTCCAGCAAACGGCGTTGGGGGCGGCTAAAATCGCGTTGGAATCATCCGAATCGCCGGCACAACTGCGGGCCCGGGTTACCTCGCCGGGAGGAACGACGCAACAGGCCATCGAAATGTTTCAACAAGGCGAATTCGTATCATTGGTTTCCAAAGCGATGCATGCGGCCAGAGACAGAGCGGTCGAGATGTCTAAAGAATTAGGGGAGAAATAATGGGAACTTCATATATGACCGATCCATTCATTTTTTTGATCGATACCCTGTTTTCCCTTTACATTTTAGCGGTGGTTTTGCGTTTTTTATTGCAATGGACCAATGCGGATTTTTACAATCCGGTTTCTCAGTTCCTGGTCAAAGTGACGCATCCGCCATTGAAGATCATGCGGCGCTATATTCCTTCGGTCGGCCGGATTGATAGTTCTTCCCTGGTTTTGGCAATCTTGTTGCAGATGACCGCAGATTTTTCCATCCTGGCTATCAAGGGGTTGATGGTCAGTTTTCCGGCATTGATGATCTTGTCGCTGACGCAGCTGATATCCTTGTTTCTCAATGTTTTCATCTTCGCTATTTTTGCCCGCGCGATACTGAGTTGGTTCGATCCTGGACACTACAATGTGGCGTCATCGATACTTTATAGCTTGACCGAGCCGGTGCTGAATATTTGCCGGAAAGTCGTGCCTGACCTGGGCGGGATCGATTTGTCGCCGCTGGTGGGCTTGGTATTGCTGCAATTGGCGAAGATGATTATTTTGCCGCCGTTGCAGCAATTGGCCAGTTTGATCGGTTAATGTCGCCTTGCTCGCAAACGCGGTCTATTTATTGGCTATACTAATCGATGATATCAGGCCGGTTGTTATCGGTCTGATAGCCAGGCAAATGCCTATTGTTAGCGGAATAAATGCCGAACACACATTGTAGGGCTCAGTTTCCTCAAATTGATTGTTAAATGTTGAACCTTCGTGTCGCAA
Proteins encoded in this region:
- the proC gene encoding pyrroline-5-carboxylate reductase, whose product is MKTKAIGFIGGGNMAASLIKGLIDSGHSPKQIWVSDINSDTLQALAAKLKVNVTRDNATVVNEADVVVLAVKPQVLREVAAGVAALAQQNKVLVVSIAAGISQLSLSQWLGEQVAIVRCMPNTPALVLTGATALHANEKVSDEQKDLAENILRAVGLTLWVDNECELDAVTAVSGSGPAYYFLLMEAMEKAAQELGLSEHMARLLVQQTALGAAKIALESSESPAQLRARVTSPGGTTQQAIEMFQQGEFVSLVSKAMHAARDRAVEMSKELGEK
- the murJ gene encoding murein biosynthesis integral membrane protein MurJ, which gives rise to MSRQLFKSTAIVSSMTMISRILGFIRDMLFARIFGVDSGTDAFFVAFKIPNFLRRLFAEGAFAQSFVPVLSDYKEQGGREALKAFIDRTGGTLALVLMLVTILGVVGAPVLITIFAPGFLWEGEQYDLAVQMLRITFPYLFFISSVAFAGGILNSHDKFAVPAFTPVFLNLCMIAAAIWLSPLMPDPVVALAWGVFAAGVVQLLFQFPALLRLGLVPRLRFGFYDAGVKRIMKLMLPAIFGVSITQINLLLDTLIASFLATGSVSWLYYSDRLVEFPLGVFGIALATVILPSLSKNHAADQQEEFSRSLDWGLRLVLLIGMPAALGLFLLAEPMLSTLFQYHEFGRDDVQMAGLSLRAYAIGLLGFILVKVLVPGFTSRKDTKTPVRYGIYAMIANMAMNVALVFPLAHAGLALATSLGAFFNASLLLSRLLKEKVYRPGRRWRIFILRIILANEIMAVFLYRLVDAELWFGWGAEQRVMNLAAWIGLGALVYALALLLSGFRFRHLSAR
- a CDS encoding YggT family protein; translated protein: MGTSYMTDPFIFLIDTLFSLYILAVVLRFLLQWTNADFYNPVSQFLVKVTHPPLKIMRRYIPSVGRIDSSSLVLAILLQMTADFSILAIKGLMVSFPALMILSLTQLISLFLNVFIFAIFARAILSWFDPGHYNVASSILYSLTEPVLNICRKVVPDLGGIDLSPLVGLVLLQLAKMIILPPLQQLASLIG